In Alkalihalobacillus sp. AL-G, the genomic stretch TTCTCATCACTCGGGTCTTCGATTTCGGCTTGCTTATACTTTTGGAAGTACCAGTATTTCGACAGGAAGTAATAACAAGCACCACCAACGATAAACCCGACTAAGAAGGAATAGCTCGGGATAAAGTAAGAGGCAACGGCGCCTATGACCCACGACAGAAGTCCAGCGACGTTCACTCCACCATCAAACTTGTATTGTCCGTGTTTTTTGTAGAGATCATAAACATTTACTCGGCGCTTCCGTAACAGGTAATAGTCTGCAAAAAGGATTCCGACAATCGCCGATAATATTCCACCGATAAAAAGTAAAACCGGTATGATGACACCGAATAGACTCCACGGCTGAACGGCGGTCCCGACAATCCCTGCCGTAAATACACCTGCCCAAAACGGAAACTTTGAACCGCCTACATTTGAATAAATCGTTGCTGCAGGGATGACATTTGCTGCGGTATTTGTTGACCACTGTGCTAGCACGATCATTAGGAGAAGAACACCCAGTACCCATCCTGTCGCGGTTTCCTGCAATGCTACCACCGGATCATAATTTTGGACCGCAATATAGGCGACTGCACCAATGATGATCATAAACGTTTGTGTAATCGGCATCGCAACCAAACTTCCGATGAGAGCACCTTTATTCCGCTTAAACCAATTCCGTTCGAATTTCGGAGCTTTAATAAACCGAGAAATCGTTGGAATGTCTGCAGCTAACGTCGCCCAAAATCCCATATTACTGAAAATCACCACAAGAAAAGCCGTAAACGCAGCAGCGCCAGTGGCAGGGTTTTCCGCCCACGTCCACACATCCCGCCCTTCTGTAGCGGCAGTGTTGGACAACTCCATATACATCCAGATCGAAATAAGAATGATCGTAGGTGCTGCAAGATCAGCAAATCGCTCCACCGCTTTGATACCAAGAGCTGTATTTATCAATTGGACGAACGCAAAAATGAAGAAACAGACGAGCCAATTATCGAATCCGTATATGATATTCAAGATTCCGTTCATTGCTGTTGCCCCGAAGTACGTGTTGATACCAAACCACATCGACGCTGCAACCCCGCGGACAATCGATGGAATATGTGTTCCTAACGTTCCGAAAGGAGCCCGCATATACACCGGAAATGATAGACCATGCTCAATACCGATATCTGCAATTAACGAAATGAATATACCAATCCCAACGGTTCCGATGATAGTGGCAAGGATAACGAGTGGAAGTGGTAAAGAGATAACACCAGCCCCACCAATTGCGAACGTTGCAAGAACGACAACCATACCAACCCACATGAATGAAAAGCCGAGCGTTGTAATCTTTCTCCCCTCTTGGCCGATCGGCAGCAAGTCAGGAGATTTTAAATAGCTTGGTTTTGACCTTGATCTCAAGACAATCACTCCTTTTCCCCTAAAAAGTTAAGCTCTCGCAATTGATGTCAGGTAAAACTGTTTAGATAGTCAATGTTTCACTCACTTCATGTAAAAGCTCGCTGTATTTGGCACGCTTTATATAGTTACCTTTACCGGTTTTCCCAACGAACTGTTTATCACGGATGACAAATTCACCACGCGAAAGAACCGAAACCGCCTCTCCCGTTACCTTCATCCCTTCAAAGGCGTTGTAATCAACCGCCATATGATGGGTTTTCGCAGAAATCGTCCGTTCCACAGTCGGATCGAAAATGATAAGGTCTGCATCTGCTCCAACCGTGATCGTCCCCTTTTTCGGGAATAGACCGAACAGCTTGGCAATCCGGGTCGACATTATGTCCACGAACTGATTCAGCGTGATTCGTCCCTTTTTCACACCTTCTGAGAAGAGTATGCTGACGCGGTCTTCAATCATCGGTCCGCCGTTTGGAATTTTAGAAAAATCACCCTTGCCAAGATCCTTTTGCCCTTTAAAATCAAACGAACATTGGTCAGAGCCGAGTGTTTGCAGTTGGCCGTTCTTCAAGGCTTTCCAAAGGACCTCCTGATTCCACTTATCACGAAGCGGCGGAGACCAAACGTATTTTGCTCCTTCAAAGTCTGGCTTTTCTAGATACGTTTTATCAAGCATCAAGTATTGCGGACACGTTTCGCCCCACACCTCATAACCTTTGTTGCGTGCTTCTACAATCCGGTTGACGGCATCTGCACAGGATACATGGACGACATATAGTTGAGAGTTTGCGAGACCTGTCAGCTGAGCGGCCCGGCCAGTTGCTTCACCTTCCACCTCAGGCGGGCGTGTCAATGCATGGTAGATCGGATCGGTCTTCCCTTCGTCCAATGCTCTTTTGACAAGATAATCGATGACATCCCCATTTTCAGCATGCACCATTACGAGTCCGCCAAGTTCCTTTGCCGTCACGAGTGTACGGAACAAGGTCTCATCATCGGCTTGGAATACATTTTTATACGCCATGAACACTTTGAACGATGTAATCCCCTCTTCATCCATGACCCGAGGCAGCTGGTTCAGCACCTCTTCATTGAGCTCAGAAATCATTAAGTGAAAGCTGTAATCGATGACCGCTTTATCCTTTGATTTCTTGTGCCAAACGTCAATTGCGTTTTGCAGCGGTTCCCCTTTATTCGTTAAGCAAAAATCGATGACGGTCGTCGTACCACCATGGGCTGCAGCGATTGTTCCTGTTTCAAAATCGTCCTTCGATACGGTTCCTCCAAACGGCATTTCGAGATGTGTATGGGGATCGATTCCACCAGGGAAAACGTAACAGCCCTTTGCATCCACGACCTCTGCACCTTGCACATCGAGGTTTTCCCCTATCGTTTTGATCTGTTCGCCCTCAATTAAAAGATCTGCTGAATACGTATCAGACGCGGTTACGATCGTTCCATTTTTGATTAGTTTTTTCATAAATGCAGTACTCCTTTCATTTGTCGAGAGTTCCGTGCATGTAAAAAGAGACTTAGACTATTTCACGGGATCAAACAACGATCGAGGTTCCGAAAGTGCTGCCTGACGTTCATTCCAGGTCATCGGAGGATTCTCACTTTCGACTTCGATCATATCGATCGCCCCATCAACTGGACAGACGATTGAACAAAGATTGCACCCAACGCAATCCTCCTCACGCACTTCTAAATATGAATTCCCAGCTCCGTCCTTTAACATATCGATACACTGGTGTGAGGTATCTTCACAGGCGATGTGACATTTATTGCAGTTGATGCAAACATCATTGTTGATCCGAGCGACAATTTTATAATTGAGATCGAGATTTCCCCAATCCGAATACTTCGGAACTGCTGCCCCGATAATGTCATTTACGGATGCGATGCCCTTTTCATCGAGGTAATTGTCCAACCCTTCGATCATATCCTCAACGATTCGGAACCCATGATGCATCACCGCCGTACACACCTGAACACCTGAAGCACCCATCAGCATGAATTCAACCGCATTTTGCCAGTCGGAAATACCACCGATCCCAGAAATCGGCACATTGATTTTCGGGTGTCTTGCACATTCAGCCACCATGTTGAGAGCAATCGGCTTTACCGCTGGACCACAATAGCCACCGTGAGCCCCTTTTCCGCCGACATGCGGAATCGTGTTCCACGTATCGAGGTCAACGCCTGCTAAACTATTGATCGTATTGATCATGCTGACCGCGTCCGCCCCGCCTTGTACGGCCGCTTCCGCGGTTGCGGTAATGTCGGTGATGTTTGGTGTCAGCTTGACAATGACAGGTGTCCGGGCCACTTCCTTTGTCCAGAACGTTTGCTTTTCAACAAGCTCAGGTACCTGCCCGGAGGCTGATCCCATTCCACGCTCCGCCATACCGTGCGGACAGCCGAAGTTCAATTCAAGCCCATCCACCCCGATTTCCTCCACTTTTTTAACAATTTCATGCCATTTTTCCTGTTTCGGTTCGACCATTAAGGAGGCAATAATCGCATGGTCAGGATATTTCTTCTTCGTCTCATAAATTTCCTTAAGATTGACTTCAAGCGGACGATCGGTAATCAGTTCGATATTATTGAAACCTGCTACTCGTTGACCGTTATAGCTCACCGCCGCAAAACGTGAAGTAACGTTTAAAATCGGATCCCCGAGTGTTTTCCATACCGCTCCACCCCACCCTGCTTCAAAAGCACGTTGTACCTGGTAGCCTGAATTGGTCGGTGGGGCAGACGCTAACCAAAATGGGTTGGGCGATTTGATCCCAGCCACATTCGTTCGTAAATCAGCCATCGGTTCGTCTCCTTTCTAGAACTAAACTGAATCTCGTCTAGGCCGTTACAGAATTTTTCTCAATTTGAAGATGGACCGCATAGGCGACGTCTTTTCCTTGCTGGGCTGCGGTAACGACCATCGCCTCACCTTTTCCTTTCCCAAACACAACATCACCACAGGCGAAGACATTTGGATTGGAGGTTTGGTACGTTCCAGAAACTTGAACGACTCCGTTCTCGTGTTCAAGGTTGAACGCGTCGATCACACTCTGGTGTCGTGTCTGTCCAATCGCCTTAACGATCGCATCTACAGGTAACGTAAATTCAGATCCTTCAACAGGGACCGGACGCCTTCTTCTATCCGCGCCAGGTTCACCGAGCTCCATCCGAAGGCATTCGATCGCCTTCACACGGCCATTTTCATCGCCAATGATTTTCGTAGGCTGGGTAAGCCAACGGAATTCAACACCATCCTGCTTTGCAAACTCATACTCGAAACCATATGCCGTCATTTCTTCCTGCGTACGGCGGTATAAAATTTTCACATTACCAGCGCCTAGACGAACCGAACAGGTTGCACCGTCAATCGCGGTATTGCCAGCACCGATCACGACGACATTTTTTCCAACAAGATCATCGTTCAGCGGCTTTGTTTTCGTTTCTTTCACAAATTCAATCGCATCGTACACACCTTCAAGCTTTTCCCCCTCAATTCCAAGATTCGGTACGTTCGCCATTCCAGCGCTAAGCACGACCGTATCAAACGAACTCAACAGCTCCTCAGCCGAAATATCCTTCCCAACCTCTGTATTCGTACGAATTTCGACATCGAGTCTCTTAACCTGATCAACTTCCCAGAACGAGATTTTCTGTGGAAGACGAAACGAAACAATGCCATACGTATTCAATCCCCCTGCTTGCTCCGATGCCTCAAAAATCGTTACCTTGTAGCCGAGTCGCGCAAGCTCTCGTGCTGCGGATAACCCCGCTGGACCTCCGCCAACAACGGCAACCGTCCGACCGTTCGAAGCACCTTTTTCAAAAAGGACCTGATCATTATGAATCGCCCAATCCGTCGCATAACGCTGTAAATCTCCAATCATGATTGGTTTTGTGGAATGATTGAGGACACACGCCCCTTCACACAATTCCTCCGTCGGGCATACCCGTGCACAGCTTGCTCCTACAGGATTGGCAGACATGATTGTTGTTGCGGAACCCTTCATGTTTCCAGAAGCAATCTTTTTAATGAATGTGGGGATATCGATCCCTGTCGGACATGCCTGTATACAGGGCGCATCATAGCAATAGAGACAGCGGTTCGCCTCCTCAATTGCTTCACGGCCTGTAAGTCCTGGTTCGACCTCTTGAAAATTTCTGCTCAGATCCGTCAATGAAATACGTGCCATTTCGGATTTAGCCAAGTCTTTTAGCCCCCTTTAAAATGAAATGTATCGTTCAAACGCTGCACAAAACCAATGTTTTCTAAGGTAGTAAAGCGGTCATATCTCCATACGTCTCCGGACGACGATCCCTGTAAAACTGCCACACATCACGAACCTCACGTATCATTTTCTTATTCATCTCACCGATAATGACTTCATCCTGATCCCGGCTCGCCATTGCGACAAAGTTTCCACGTGGATCAACTAAATACGATTGGCCATAAAACTCACCCATATTCCAAGGTCCCTCTGTTCCAACCCGGTTGATTGCACCTAAATAGTAACCATTCGCAACCGCATGGGCAGGCTGCTCAAGCTTCCATAAATACTCCGAAAGTCCAGCGACCGTTGCGGATGGATTAAAAACAACTTCGGCTCCGCTCAACCCTAGTAATCTTGCACCTTCTGGGAAGTGTCGGTCATAACAGATGTACACCCCGACCTTTGCGAAAGCGGTATCAAAAACTGGATATCCTAGGTTTCCTGGTTTAAAATAATACTTCTCCCAGAATCCACAGCCCTCATCTCCAACCTTTACATGTGGGATATGTTGCTTTCGATATTTTCCTAAATAGGAGCCGTCTGCATCTATGACTGCAGCCGTATTATAATAGGTGGCAATTCCTTCACGCTCATAGATTGGCAGAACGATAACAACACCAAGTTCCCTAGCCAACGCCTGAAATTTAGACGTCGTTGGACCATTCGGTATCTCCTCAGCAGAGTCATACCATTTCGAGCTTTGTTCCGCACAAAAATAAGGTCCGTAAAAGATCTCCTGTAAACAAATGATTTGCGCACCCTTTTGAGCCGCCTCTTTTACAAGTCCGATATGCTTCTCAATTGATTTTTCCTTGTGGACTTCAACCGGCTCATTTCCATCTACATCATGTGTTGCTTGAATCAACCCAATTTTAACTAAATCAG encodes the following:
- a CDS encoding nitrilase-related carbon-nitrogen hydrolase, translated to MSDLVKIGLIQATHDVDGNEPVEVHKEKSIEKHIGLVKEAAQKGAQIICLQEIFYGPYFCAEQSSKWYDSAEEIPNGPTTSKFQALARELGVVIVLPIYEREGIATYYNTAAVIDADGSYLGKYRKQHIPHVKVGDEGCGFWEKYYFKPGNLGYPVFDTAFAKVGVYICYDRHFPEGARLLGLSGAEVVFNPSATVAGLSEYLWKLEQPAHAVANGYYLGAINRVGTEGPWNMGEFYGQSYLVDPRGNFVAMASRDQDEVIIGEMNKKMIREVRDVWQFYRDRRPETYGDMTALLP
- the hydA gene encoding dihydropyrimidinase, whose protein sequence is MKKLIKNGTIVTASDTYSADLLIEGEQIKTIGENLDVQGAEVVDAKGCYVFPGGIDPHTHLEMPFGGTVSKDDFETGTIAAAHGGTTTVIDFCLTNKGEPLQNAIDVWHKKSKDKAVIDYSFHLMISELNEEVLNQLPRVMDEEGITSFKVFMAYKNVFQADDETLFRTLVTAKELGGLVMVHAENGDVIDYLVKRALDEGKTDPIYHALTRPPEVEGEATGRAAQLTGLANSQLYVVHVSCADAVNRIVEARNKGYEVWGETCPQYLMLDKTYLEKPDFEGAKYVWSPPLRDKWNQEVLWKALKNGQLQTLGSDQCSFDFKGQKDLGKGDFSKIPNGGPMIEDRVSILFSEGVKKGRITLNQFVDIMSTRIAKLFGLFPKKGTITVGADADLIIFDPTVERTISAKTHHMAVDYNAFEGMKVTGEAVSVLSRGEFVIRDKQFVGKTGKGNYIKRAKYSELLHEVSETLTI
- a CDS encoding NAD(P)-dependent oxidoreductase; this encodes MARISLTDLSRNFQEVEPGLTGREAIEEANRCLYCYDAPCIQACPTGIDIPTFIKKIASGNMKGSATTIMSANPVGASCARVCPTEELCEGACVLNHSTKPIMIGDLQRYATDWAIHNDQVLFEKGASNGRTVAVVGGGPAGLSAARELARLGYKVTIFEASEQAGGLNTYGIVSFRLPQKISFWEVDQVKRLDVEIRTNTEVGKDISAEELLSSFDTVVLSAGMANVPNLGIEGEKLEGVYDAIEFVKETKTKPLNDDLVGKNVVVIGAGNTAIDGATCSVRLGAGNVKILYRRTQEEMTAYGFEYEFAKQDGVEFRWLTQPTKIIGDENGRVKAIECLRMELGEPGADRRRRPVPVEGSEFTLPVDAIVKAIGQTRHQSVIDAFNLEHENGVVQVSGTYQTSNPNVFACGDVVFGKGKGEAMVVTAAQQGKDVAYAVHLQIEKNSVTA
- the preA gene encoding NAD-dependent dihydropyrimidine dehydrogenase subunit PreA — its product is MADLRTNVAGIKSPNPFWLASAPPTNSGYQVQRAFEAGWGGAVWKTLGDPILNVTSRFAAVSYNGQRVAGFNNIELITDRPLEVNLKEIYETKKKYPDHAIIASLMVEPKQEKWHEIVKKVEEIGVDGLELNFGCPHGMAERGMGSASGQVPELVEKQTFWTKEVARTPVIVKLTPNITDITATAEAAVQGGADAVSMINTINSLAGVDLDTWNTIPHVGGKGAHGGYCGPAVKPIALNMVAECARHPKINVPISGIGGISDWQNAVEFMLMGASGVQVCTAVMHHGFRIVEDMIEGLDNYLDEKGIASVNDIIGAAVPKYSDWGNLDLNYKIVARINNDVCINCNKCHIACEDTSHQCIDMLKDGAGNSYLEVREEDCVGCNLCSIVCPVDGAIDMIEVESENPPMTWNERQAALSEPRSLFDPVK
- a CDS encoding NCS1 family transporter: MRSRSKPSYLKSPDLLPIGQEGRKITTLGFSFMWVGMVVVLATFAIGGAGVISLPLPLVILATIIGTVGIGIFISLIADIGIEHGLSFPVYMRAPFGTLGTHIPSIVRGVAASMWFGINTYFGATAMNGILNIIYGFDNWLVCFFIFAFVQLINTALGIKAVERFADLAAPTIILISIWMYMELSNTAATEGRDVWTWAENPATGAAAFTAFLVVIFSNMGFWATLAADIPTISRFIKAPKFERNWFKRNKGALIGSLVAMPITQTFMIIIGAVAYIAVQNYDPVVALQETATGWVLGVLLLMIVLAQWSTNTAANVIPAATIYSNVGGSKFPFWAGVFTAGIVGTAVQPWSLFGVIIPVLLFIGGILSAIVGILFADYYLLRKRRVNVYDLYKKHGQYKFDGGVNVAGLLSWVIGAVASYFIPSYSFLVGFIVGGACYYFLSKYWYFQKYKQAEIEDPSDEKYLGITVGRDWNLDEESASAPLKEASGAPNITVDP